The Phoenix dactylifera cultivar Barhee BC4 chromosome 9, palm_55x_up_171113_PBpolish2nd_filt_p, whole genome shotgun sequence genome window below encodes:
- the LOC103705686 gene encoding 4-coumarate--CoA ligase-like 5 isoform X1, with amino-acid sequence MAVETSLPPASPSVDPRSGFCHETKTFHSLRPAAPLPDENLPLSAVAYTLSFLPSPLPSNSALIDAGTGAAISYPEFVSRVRTLAASLRSRAGLSKGDVAFVLSPTRLDVPLLYFALLSLGVVVSPANPLSTAAEISHQIRLSKPSVAFATAATADKLPSDLPIILLDSPRFRSFLSTAALAAAPPPAEVSQSDTAVILYSSGTTGRVKGVVLTHRNFVALIAGFHAAREAAEAPTEGPSVALFTIPLFHVFGFFMALRTVALGETTVMMERFEFGAMLRAVERHRVTYIPVSPPLVVAMAKSDEVDRYDLSSLRLVACGGAPLGREVAERFTARFPNIEVVQGYGLTESTGGASATMGSEESQKYGSAGRLSACLEAKIVDPTTGEALPPGRRGELWLRGPIIMKGYIGDAEATASTLDSEGWLKTGDLCYFDQDGFIFVVDRLKELIKYKAYQVPPAELEHLLQSHPEIADAAVIPLPDEEAGQIPMAFIVRQPGSSLTEEQVMNFVAKQVLCVGCSTLTIDLFPELKFLHATAPPFGSLKNNVAPYKKVRRVAFVSSIPKSAAGKILRRELINHASTIPASKL; translated from the exons ATGGCGGTGGAAACCTCTCTGCCTCCAGCGTCGCCGTCGGTCGACCCGAGGAGCGGCTTCTGCCACGAGACCAAGACCTTCCATAGCCTCCGCCCGGCGGCGCCTCTTCCAGACGAAAACCTCCCCCTCTCCGCCGTCGCCTACACCCTTTCCTTCCTCCCTTCCCCCCTCCCCTCCAACTCCGCCCTCATCGACGCCGGCACTGGCGCCGCCATCTCGTACCCGGAGTTCGTCTCCCGTGTCCGGACCCTCGCCGCCTCCCTCCGCTCGCGTGCGGGCCTTTCCAAGGGCGACGTCGCCTTCGTCCTCTCCCCCACCCGCCTCGACGTCCCCCTACTCTACTTCGCCCTCCTCTCCCTCGGCGTCGTCGTCTCTCCGGCGAACCCCCTCAGCACCGCCGCCGAGATCTCCCACCAGATCCGCCTCTCCAAGCCCTCAGTCGCCTTCGCCACCGCAGCCACCGCCGACAAGCTCCCCAGCGACTTACCGATcatcctcctcgactcccctcgcTTCCGATCCTTCCTCTCCACCGCGGCCCTGGCGgcggcgccgccgccggcggaGGTCTCGCAGTCGGACAcggcggtgatcctctactcgTCGGGGACGACGGGGCGGGTGAAGGGGGTGGTTCTGACCCACCGAAACTTCGTCGCCCTGATCGCGGGGTTCCATGCCGCCCGGGAGGCGGCGGAGGCGCCGACGGAGGGACCGTCGGTGGCGCTATTCACGATCCCGCTGTTCCACGTGTTCGGTTTCTTCATGGCGCTCCGGACGGTGGCACTGGGGGAGACGACGGTGATGATGGAGCGGTTCGAGTTCGGGGCCATGCTCCGAGCAGTGGAACGGCACCGGGTGACCTACATCCCGGTGTCGCCGCCTCTGGTGGTGGCGATGGCCAAGTCCGACGAGGTCGACCGCTACGACCTCTCCTCGCTCCGCCTTGTGGCGTGCGGTGGCGCGCCGCTTGGCCGGGAGGTGGCGGAGCGTTTCACGGCGCGCTTCCCCAACATCGAGGTCGTCCAG GGGTACGGTTTGACGGAGTCGACGGGAGGGGCGTCGGCGACGATGGGGTCGGAAGAGTCACAGAAGTATGGGTCGGCGGGGCGACTAAGCGCATGTTTGGAGGCGAAGATAGTGGACCCCACCACGGGGGAGGCCCTGCCTCCCGGACGGCGAGGGGAGCTCTGGCTCCGAGGGCCTATCATCATGAAAG GTTACATAGGTGATGCTGAGGCAACTGCATCTACCTTGGATTCAGAAGGTTGGTTAAAGACAGGTGATCTTTGCTACTTTGACCAGGATGGCTTTATCTTTGTCGTGGATAGATTAAAAGAGTTGATTAAGTACAAGGCATACCAG GTCCCCCCTGCTGAATTGGAGCATCTGCTTCAATCCCATCCTGAAATTGCTGATGCTGCTGTAATTCC GCTCCCAGATGAAGAAGCAGGACAGATACCCATGGCATTCATTGTTAGACAACCTGGAAGCTCTCTCACTGAGGAACAAGTAATGAATTTTGTTGCAAAACAG GTCCTTTGTGTGGGGTGCTCTACCTTAACAATTGATTTATTTCCAGAACTGAAGTTTTTACATGCAACAGCGCCCCCTTTCGGAAGTCTAAAAAATAAT GTTGCACCATACAAGAAAGTTCGCCGGGTTGCTTTTGTCAGCTCAATACCAAAATCAGCTGCTGGAAAGATATTGAGAAGGGAGCTCATAAATCATGCTTCGACTATTCCTGCATCTAAGCTATGA
- the LOC103705686 gene encoding 4-coumarate--CoA ligase-like 5 isoform X2, with protein MAVETSLPPASPSVDPRSGFCHETKTFHSLRPAAPLPDENLPLSAVAYTLSFLPSPLPSNSALIDAGTGAAISYPEFVSRVRTLAASLRSRAGLSKGDVAFVLSPTRLDVPLLYFALLSLGVVVSPANPLSTAAEISHQIRLSKPSVAFATAATADKLPSDLPIILLDSPRFRSFLSTAALAAAPPPAEVSQSDTAVILYSSGTTGRVKGVVLTHRNFVALIAGFHAAREAAEAPTEGPSVALFTIPLFHVFGFFMALRTVALGETTVMMERFEFGAMLRAVERHRVTYIPVSPPLVVAMAKSDEVDRYDLSSLRLVACGGAPLGREVAERFTARFPNIEVVQGYGLTESTGGASATMGSEESQKYGSAGRLSACLEAKIVDPTTGEALPPGRRGELWLRGPIIMKGYIGDAEATASTLDSEGWLKTGDLCYFDQDGFIFVVDRLKELIKYKAYQVPPAELEHLLQSHPEIADAAVIPLPDEEAGQIPMAFIVRQPGSSLTEEQVMNFVAKQPLILVAGCTIQESSPGCFCQLNTKISCWKDIEKGAHKSCFDYSCI; from the exons ATGGCGGTGGAAACCTCTCTGCCTCCAGCGTCGCCGTCGGTCGACCCGAGGAGCGGCTTCTGCCACGAGACCAAGACCTTCCATAGCCTCCGCCCGGCGGCGCCTCTTCCAGACGAAAACCTCCCCCTCTCCGCCGTCGCCTACACCCTTTCCTTCCTCCCTTCCCCCCTCCCCTCCAACTCCGCCCTCATCGACGCCGGCACTGGCGCCGCCATCTCGTACCCGGAGTTCGTCTCCCGTGTCCGGACCCTCGCCGCCTCCCTCCGCTCGCGTGCGGGCCTTTCCAAGGGCGACGTCGCCTTCGTCCTCTCCCCCACCCGCCTCGACGTCCCCCTACTCTACTTCGCCCTCCTCTCCCTCGGCGTCGTCGTCTCTCCGGCGAACCCCCTCAGCACCGCCGCCGAGATCTCCCACCAGATCCGCCTCTCCAAGCCCTCAGTCGCCTTCGCCACCGCAGCCACCGCCGACAAGCTCCCCAGCGACTTACCGATcatcctcctcgactcccctcgcTTCCGATCCTTCCTCTCCACCGCGGCCCTGGCGgcggcgccgccgccggcggaGGTCTCGCAGTCGGACAcggcggtgatcctctactcgTCGGGGACGACGGGGCGGGTGAAGGGGGTGGTTCTGACCCACCGAAACTTCGTCGCCCTGATCGCGGGGTTCCATGCCGCCCGGGAGGCGGCGGAGGCGCCGACGGAGGGACCGTCGGTGGCGCTATTCACGATCCCGCTGTTCCACGTGTTCGGTTTCTTCATGGCGCTCCGGACGGTGGCACTGGGGGAGACGACGGTGATGATGGAGCGGTTCGAGTTCGGGGCCATGCTCCGAGCAGTGGAACGGCACCGGGTGACCTACATCCCGGTGTCGCCGCCTCTGGTGGTGGCGATGGCCAAGTCCGACGAGGTCGACCGCTACGACCTCTCCTCGCTCCGCCTTGTGGCGTGCGGTGGCGCGCCGCTTGGCCGGGAGGTGGCGGAGCGTTTCACGGCGCGCTTCCCCAACATCGAGGTCGTCCAG GGGTACGGTTTGACGGAGTCGACGGGAGGGGCGTCGGCGACGATGGGGTCGGAAGAGTCACAGAAGTATGGGTCGGCGGGGCGACTAAGCGCATGTTTGGAGGCGAAGATAGTGGACCCCACCACGGGGGAGGCCCTGCCTCCCGGACGGCGAGGGGAGCTCTGGCTCCGAGGGCCTATCATCATGAAAG GTTACATAGGTGATGCTGAGGCAACTGCATCTACCTTGGATTCAGAAGGTTGGTTAAAGACAGGTGATCTTTGCTACTTTGACCAGGATGGCTTTATCTTTGTCGTGGATAGATTAAAAGAGTTGATTAAGTACAAGGCATACCAG GTCCCCCCTGCTGAATTGGAGCATCTGCTTCAATCCCATCCTGAAATTGCTGATGCTGCTGTAATTCC GCTCCCAGATGAAGAAGCAGGACAGATACCCATGGCATTCATTGTTAGACAACCTGGAAGCTCTCTCACTGAGGAACAAGTAATGAATTTTGTTGCAAAACAG CCTTTGATTCTTGTTGCAGGTTGCACCATACAAGAAAGTTCGCCGGGTTGCTTTTGTCAGCTCAATACCAAAATCAGCTGCTGGAAAGATATTGAGAAGGGAGCTCATAAATCATGCTTCGACTATTCCTGCATCTAA
- the LOC103705686 gene encoding 4-coumarate--CoA ligase-like 5 isoform X3, translated as MAVETSLPPASPSVDPRSGFCHETKTFHSLRPAAPLPDENLPLSAVAYTLSFLPSPLPSNSALIDAGTGAAISYPEFVSRVRTLAASLRSRAGLSKGDVAFVLSPTRLDVPLLYFALLSLGVVVSPANPLSTAAEISHQIRLSKPSVAFATAATADKLPSDLPIILLDSPRFRSFLSTAALAAAPPPAEVSQSDTAVILYSSGTTGRVKGVVLTHRNFVALIAGFHAAREAAEAPTEGPSVALFTIPLFHVFGFFMALRTVALGETTVMMERFEFGAMLRAVERHRVTYIPVSPPLVVAMAKSDEVDRYDLSSLRLVACGGAPLGREVAERFTARFPNIEVVQGYGLTESTGGASATMGSEESQKYGSAGRLSACLEAKIVDPTTGEALPPGRRGELWLRGPIIMKGYIGDAEATASTLDSEGWLKTGDLCYFDQDGFIFVVDRLKELIKYKAYQVPPAELEHLLQSHPEIADAAVIPLPDEEAGQIPMAFIVRQPGSSLTEEQVMNFVAKQVAPYKKVRRVAFVSSIPKSAAGKILRRELINHASTIPASKL; from the exons ATGGCGGTGGAAACCTCTCTGCCTCCAGCGTCGCCGTCGGTCGACCCGAGGAGCGGCTTCTGCCACGAGACCAAGACCTTCCATAGCCTCCGCCCGGCGGCGCCTCTTCCAGACGAAAACCTCCCCCTCTCCGCCGTCGCCTACACCCTTTCCTTCCTCCCTTCCCCCCTCCCCTCCAACTCCGCCCTCATCGACGCCGGCACTGGCGCCGCCATCTCGTACCCGGAGTTCGTCTCCCGTGTCCGGACCCTCGCCGCCTCCCTCCGCTCGCGTGCGGGCCTTTCCAAGGGCGACGTCGCCTTCGTCCTCTCCCCCACCCGCCTCGACGTCCCCCTACTCTACTTCGCCCTCCTCTCCCTCGGCGTCGTCGTCTCTCCGGCGAACCCCCTCAGCACCGCCGCCGAGATCTCCCACCAGATCCGCCTCTCCAAGCCCTCAGTCGCCTTCGCCACCGCAGCCACCGCCGACAAGCTCCCCAGCGACTTACCGATcatcctcctcgactcccctcgcTTCCGATCCTTCCTCTCCACCGCGGCCCTGGCGgcggcgccgccgccggcggaGGTCTCGCAGTCGGACAcggcggtgatcctctactcgTCGGGGACGACGGGGCGGGTGAAGGGGGTGGTTCTGACCCACCGAAACTTCGTCGCCCTGATCGCGGGGTTCCATGCCGCCCGGGAGGCGGCGGAGGCGCCGACGGAGGGACCGTCGGTGGCGCTATTCACGATCCCGCTGTTCCACGTGTTCGGTTTCTTCATGGCGCTCCGGACGGTGGCACTGGGGGAGACGACGGTGATGATGGAGCGGTTCGAGTTCGGGGCCATGCTCCGAGCAGTGGAACGGCACCGGGTGACCTACATCCCGGTGTCGCCGCCTCTGGTGGTGGCGATGGCCAAGTCCGACGAGGTCGACCGCTACGACCTCTCCTCGCTCCGCCTTGTGGCGTGCGGTGGCGCGCCGCTTGGCCGGGAGGTGGCGGAGCGTTTCACGGCGCGCTTCCCCAACATCGAGGTCGTCCAG GGGTACGGTTTGACGGAGTCGACGGGAGGGGCGTCGGCGACGATGGGGTCGGAAGAGTCACAGAAGTATGGGTCGGCGGGGCGACTAAGCGCATGTTTGGAGGCGAAGATAGTGGACCCCACCACGGGGGAGGCCCTGCCTCCCGGACGGCGAGGGGAGCTCTGGCTCCGAGGGCCTATCATCATGAAAG GTTACATAGGTGATGCTGAGGCAACTGCATCTACCTTGGATTCAGAAGGTTGGTTAAAGACAGGTGATCTTTGCTACTTTGACCAGGATGGCTTTATCTTTGTCGTGGATAGATTAAAAGAGTTGATTAAGTACAAGGCATACCAG GTCCCCCCTGCTGAATTGGAGCATCTGCTTCAATCCCATCCTGAAATTGCTGATGCTGCTGTAATTCC GCTCCCAGATGAAGAAGCAGGACAGATACCCATGGCATTCATTGTTAGACAACCTGGAAGCTCTCTCACTGAGGAACAAGTAATGAATTTTGTTGCAAAACAG GTTGCACCATACAAGAAAGTTCGCCGGGTTGCTTTTGTCAGCTCAATACCAAAATCAGCTGCTGGAAAGATATTGAGAAGGGAGCTCATAAATCATGCTTCGACTATTCCTGCATCTAAGCTATGA